One stretch of Caldinitratiruptor microaerophilus DNA includes these proteins:
- a CDS encoding MFS transporter: protein MEVDTRPGRSARPHPPYRTVITATLMGFALLGDSMLYAVLPARAPEAGVTAVQVGILLSVNRWVRLVTNSLAGRTGERVGWSWAFVAALWLGAATTAVYGLASSFWLLLAARLAWGLSWSFQRLAAFGAIIADSSPADRGRLAGLANGVFRLGSLVGALAGGLLTDAVGFRPTLWLFAGISGAGALAATWGALRRPDLSPPHRLNGPAAPPARRVGGPTAPAGDGPPPVRRAALYLGAFATQLVVSGLVTATMGLLVVRRLGTMVNLPGFVLGAASFSGVMLTARWLVDLALGAPLGALSDRMGRDRTLAAAVGLCIVGLLALSVARSAGAVAGGAALVWLTGTTLAATLDARAAEWAGSRPERTLARYTTAADTGAALGPLLGTLLAERWDLAVAYRAAAGILTAFWLVHAAAAFRRSRDGSTPPPVRPDPLAPPSGP from the coding sequence ATGGAAGTGGACACACGGCCGGGGCGCTCCGCGCGCCCCCACCCGCCCTACCGCACCGTGATCACGGCGACCCTGATGGGGTTCGCCCTCCTCGGCGACTCCATGCTGTACGCCGTGCTGCCGGCTCGCGCTCCGGAGGCGGGCGTCACCGCCGTTCAGGTGGGGATCCTCCTCAGCGTGAACCGGTGGGTCCGGCTCGTCACGAACAGTCTGGCGGGTCGAACCGGCGAGCGGGTGGGTTGGTCGTGGGCCTTTGTGGCCGCCTTGTGGCTCGGCGCCGCGACGACGGCCGTCTACGGCCTGGCCTCGTCGTTCTGGCTCCTGCTCGCCGCCCGCCTCGCGTGGGGCCTGTCGTGGTCGTTCCAGCGCCTGGCCGCTTTCGGCGCCATCATCGCCGACAGCAGCCCGGCTGACCGCGGTCGCCTCGCCGGGCTCGCCAACGGCGTGTTCCGGCTGGGCAGCCTCGTGGGTGCGCTGGCCGGCGGGCTCCTGACCGATGCCGTGGGATTCCGGCCCACACTGTGGCTGTTCGCCGGGATCTCCGGGGCCGGGGCCCTGGCGGCGACCTGGGGGGCTCTCCGCCGTCCCGACCTGAGCCCCCCGCACCGGCTGAACGGCCCTGCGGCCCCGCCGGCCCGCCGGGTCGGGGGCCCGACCGCCCCTGCGGGGGACGGCCCGCCACCGGTTCGCCGCGCCGCCCTCTACCTTGGCGCCTTCGCCACGCAGCTCGTCGTCAGCGGCCTGGTGACGGCGACCATGGGCCTCCTCGTCGTCCGCCGCCTCGGGACCATGGTGAACCTGCCGGGCTTCGTCCTGGGGGCCGCCTCGTTCAGCGGCGTGATGCTCACCGCGAGGTGGCTTGTCGACCTGGCCCTGGGAGCGCCGCTGGGCGCGCTCTCCGACCGGATGGGGCGCGACCGCACCCTGGCGGCGGCCGTCGGGCTCTGCATCGTCGGTCTCCTCGCCCTCAGCGTAGCCCGGAGCGCCGGGGCAGTTGCGGGCGGGGCGGCCCTGGTGTGGCTCACCGGCACCACGCTGGCGGCCACGCTGGACGCCCGCGCGGCGGAATGGGCCGGTAGCCGTCCGGAACGGACCCTGGCCCGCTACACCACCGCGGCCGACACGGGCGCCGCGCTCGGCCCGCTTCTCGGAACCCTCCTGGCCGAGCGATGGGACCTCGCCGTGGCGTACCGGGCGGCAGCCGGAATCCTGACGGCGTTCTGGCTGGTCCACGCCGCAGCGGCGTTCCGACGCAGCCGGGACGGATCGACTCCGCCTCCGGTCCGCCCCGATCCGCTCGCGCCACCGTCCGGGCCCTGA
- a CDS encoding TIGR00725 family protein, with translation MPLRIAVIGQSGEIGPKLRELARRVGAAVAAAGAILFTGGRDGVMAAASQGAREAGGVTVGILPGDDLGQANPYVDIPITTGLTMEGRSQVLIHTADAVVAVGGGNGTLGEISNAYLYRKPIVAVRGSGGWADRLQPVLIEGKYLDHRRLVAIRFASDPEEAVRLALELAGAAPAAGPAGGPPWDTVQGDVPAAGTR, from the coding sequence GTGCCGCTTCGCATCGCCGTGATCGGCCAGTCCGGGGAGATCGGGCCCAAGCTGCGCGAACTGGCCCGCCGCGTGGGCGCGGCCGTCGCGGCGGCCGGCGCCATCCTCTTCACGGGCGGCCGTGACGGGGTGATGGCCGCGGCTTCCCAGGGGGCCCGGGAGGCAGGCGGCGTGACCGTGGGCATTCTCCCCGGGGACGACCTCGGCCAGGCCAATCCGTACGTCGACATCCCCATCACGACCGGACTGACGATGGAAGGCCGCAGCCAGGTCCTCATCCACACCGCCGACGCCGTCGTGGCGGTGGGCGGTGGCAACGGCACGCTGGGCGAGATCTCCAACGCGTACCTATACCGAAAGCCCATCGTGGCCGTGCGGGGCAGCGGGGGATGGGCAGACCGCCTGCAGCCGGTCCTCATCGAGGGGAAGTACCTCGACCACCGCCGCCTCGTGGCCATCCGGTTCGCCTCCGACCCGGAGGAGGCGGTGCGGCTGGCCCTGGAGCTGGCCGGAGCGGCGCCCGCCGCCGGCCCTGCCGGCGGTCCCCCCTGGGACACCGTGCAGGGCGACGTGCCGGCGGCCGGCACACGATGA
- a CDS encoding ATP-NAD kinase family protein gives MRANPLWPGVGDLRAVGIIANPAAGKDIRRLVAHASVFDNAEKVNIVRRVLFGLEAVGVERVIIMPDSYGIGLRALDGIRLSIDASVLDMPLTASQEDSTRAAAVMAGRGVGAIVVLGGDGTNRAVARASGDVPLVPVSTGTNNAFPEMVEGTVAGMAAGLVARGVVRAAVRRVPCLEVLRGGEPVDIALVDAVVYDELFTGARAIWDAGKIRRVFLARTRVDATGMAALGAYLGHRCPGDGQAGAMITIGEGRGRVLVPIAPGMVRWLPVAACEALAPGRRVPVADRPAVIALDGEREVEVRPGDGTEIRLSPHGPRVVRIRDALAEAAQQGFFVDSSSLDG, from the coding sequence TTGCGGGCGAACCCCTTATGGCCGGGGGTGGGGGACCTGCGCGCGGTGGGGATCATCGCCAACCCGGCGGCAGGGAAGGATATTCGCCGGTTGGTGGCGCACGCGTCGGTTTTCGACAACGCCGAGAAGGTGAACATCGTCCGGCGGGTCCTGTTCGGTCTCGAGGCGGTCGGCGTGGAGCGGGTCATCATCATGCCCGACTCGTACGGGATTGGCCTGCGGGCGCTGGACGGGATCCGTCTCTCGATCGACGCGTCGGTTCTGGACATGCCGCTGACCGCATCGCAGGAGGACTCGACCCGGGCTGCGGCGGTCATGGCCGGCCGGGGCGTGGGGGCGATCGTCGTCCTCGGGGGTGACGGCACGAACCGGGCCGTGGCGCGGGCGAGCGGCGACGTCCCCCTGGTCCCCGTCTCGACCGGCACCAACAACGCGTTCCCGGAGATGGTGGAGGGAACGGTCGCTGGGATGGCGGCGGGGCTGGTGGCCCGGGGCGTGGTCCGCGCGGCCGTCCGCCGCGTCCCCTGCCTCGAGGTGCTGCGGGGCGGCGAACCGGTGGACATCGCGCTGGTCGATGCCGTGGTCTATGACGAGCTGTTCACCGGGGCGCGGGCGATCTGGGACGCAGGGAAGATCCGGCGCGTCTTCCTGGCGCGCACGCGGGTGGATGCCACCGGCATGGCGGCGCTCGGCGCCTATCTCGGGCACCGCTGCCCGGGCGACGGGCAGGCAGGGGCGATGATCACGATCGGCGAGGGCCGTGGGAGGGTCCTGGTCCCCATCGCCCCCGGCATGGTGCGCTGGCTCCCCGTCGCCGCCTGCGAGGCGCTCGCCCCGGGCCGGCGTGTGCCGGTGGCGGATCGGCCGGCGGTCATCGCCCTCGACGGGGAGCGGGAGGTCGAAGTGCGGCCGGGGGACGGGACCGAGATCCGTCTGAGCCCGCACGGCCCCCGGGTGGTGCGCATCCGGGACGCTCTGGCCGAGGCCGCGCAGCAGGGGTTCTTCGTCGACTCGAGCAGCCTTGACGGCTGA
- a CDS encoding alpha-ketoacid dehydrogenase subunit beta, translating into MVTEVRSRELTFAQAINEALRLEMRRDPAVILMGEDVAGGAAVDHLEGTGAWGGPLGVTRGLVEEFGRERVRDTPISETAFIGAAVGAAATGLRPVAELMFISFIGVAFDQLLNQASKLRYMFGGKARVPMTIRTLIGAGFRAAAQHSMAIYSVFAHIPGLKVVVPSDPADAKGLLAASIRDDDPVVFCEHIALYNEKGNVPEGEYVVPLGRAAVKRPGSDVTVVAIGRMVRHALEAARALEREGVEVEVVDPRTLHPLDEDTILESVRRTGRLVVVDEANPRASMAADITATVSTKGFDFLDAPPVMVTAPHAPVPFSPVLEDAYIPSPARIQSAVRQVLGR; encoded by the coding sequence ATGGTCACGGAGGTAAGGTCCCGGGAACTGACCTTCGCACAGGCGATCAACGAGGCGCTCCGCCTGGAGATGCGCCGGGATCCCGCTGTCATCCTGATGGGCGAGGACGTGGCCGGGGGCGCGGCGGTCGACCACCTGGAGGGCACCGGCGCCTGGGGTGGTCCCCTCGGGGTCACCAGGGGCCTCGTGGAGGAGTTCGGCCGGGAGCGCGTCCGGGACACGCCGATCTCCGAGACCGCGTTCATCGGCGCCGCGGTGGGTGCGGCCGCCACGGGCCTGCGCCCCGTCGCCGAGCTCATGTTCATCAGCTTCATCGGCGTGGCCTTCGACCAGCTGCTCAACCAGGCCAGCAAGCTCCGCTACATGTTCGGCGGGAAGGCGAGGGTGCCGATGACCATCCGCACGCTCATCGGCGCCGGCTTCCGGGCGGCGGCCCAGCACAGCATGGCGATCTACTCCGTGTTCGCCCACATCCCGGGCCTCAAGGTCGTCGTCCCCTCCGACCCGGCCGACGCCAAGGGCCTCCTCGCCGCCAGCATCCGGGACGACGACCCCGTCGTCTTCTGCGAGCACATCGCGCTGTACAACGAGAAGGGCAACGTGCCGGAGGGCGAGTACGTCGTGCCGCTGGGCCGGGCGGCGGTGAAGCGCCCCGGTTCGGACGTGACGGTGGTCGCCATCGGCCGCATGGTGCGCCACGCCCTGGAGGCGGCCAGGGCGCTGGAGCGGGAGGGGGTCGAGGTCGAGGTGGTCGACCCGCGCACCCTCCACCCGCTCGACGAGGACACCATCCTCGAGTCCGTCCGCAGGACCGGCCGGCTCGTGGTGGTGGACGAGGCGAACCCGCGGGCCAGCATGGCGGCGGACATCACCGCCACGGTGAGCACGAAGGGCTTCGATTTCCTCGACGCCCCGCCGGTGATGGTGACCGCACCGCACGCCCCGGTTCCGTTCAGCCCCGTCCTGGAGGACGCGTACATCCCCTCGCCGGCGCGGATCCAGTCGGCCGTCCGGCAGGTCCTCGGCCGGTGA
- a CDS encoding thiamine pyrophosphate-dependent dehydrogenase E1 component subunit alpha — protein sequence MRKIREFELATREQFAQGKLPGFVHLYAGEEAVAVGVCAHLTDRDYITSTHRGHGHCIAKGCDVKGMMAELFGKATGLCKGKGGSMHIADVDRGMLGANGIVGGGFGMATGAALSAKLRGTGGVAVCFFGDGGAQQGAFHEALNLAAIWKLPVVFVCENNMYAESTPVWYHSSVQNIADRAAGYSIPGLVVDGQDVFAVFEAAGEAIRRARAGEGPALIEAKTYRHFGHFEGDLQTYKRKEDLELYTGERDPIQVFRRTVLGRELLTEDDLARIDAAVKAEIQEALRFALESPYPDPSEVTTDVYVNP from the coding sequence ATGCGGAAGATCCGCGAGTTCGAACTGGCCACGCGGGAGCAGTTCGCGCAGGGCAAGCTGCCGGGTTTCGTCCACCTGTACGCCGGCGAGGAGGCGGTGGCGGTGGGCGTGTGTGCGCACCTCACGGACCGCGACTACATCACGAGCACCCACCGCGGGCACGGGCACTGCATCGCCAAGGGCTGTGACGTGAAGGGGATGATGGCGGAGCTCTTCGGCAAGGCCACCGGGCTCTGCAAGGGCAAGGGCGGCTCCATGCACATCGCCGACGTCGACCGCGGGATGCTCGGTGCCAACGGCATCGTCGGCGGCGGGTTCGGCATGGCCACCGGGGCGGCCCTGAGCGCCAAGCTGCGCGGCACCGGTGGCGTGGCGGTCTGCTTCTTCGGGGACGGCGGCGCGCAGCAGGGAGCCTTCCACGAGGCCCTGAACCTGGCGGCGATCTGGAAGCTCCCCGTGGTGTTCGTCTGCGAGAACAACATGTATGCCGAATCGACGCCCGTCTGGTACCACAGCTCGGTCCAGAACATCGCCGACCGGGCGGCGGGCTACAGCATCCCCGGCCTGGTGGTGGACGGTCAGGACGTCTTTGCCGTCTTCGAGGCAGCGGGCGAGGCGATCCGCCGCGCTCGCGCCGGCGAGGGGCCGGCGCTCATCGAGGCCAAGACGTACCGCCACTTCGGCCACTTCGAGGGCGACCTGCAGACCTACAAGCGCAAGGAGGACCTTGAGCTATACACCGGTGAGCGCGACCCGATCCAGGTCTTCCGGCGGACCGTGCTGGGCCGCGAGCTGTTGACCGAGGACGACCTCGCCCGCATCGACGCCGCCGTGAAGGCCGAGATCCAGGAGGCGCTGCGGTTCGCGCTGGAGAGCCCGTATCCCGATCCCTCCGAGGTGACGACCGACGTCTACGTGAACCCGTGA
- a CDS encoding dihydrolipoamide acetyltransferase family protein codes for MAVAVVVPKMGLKMESATLVRWLRAEGERVEAGEAVAEIETDKVTAQVTAPVSGLLTGLRAQPGDTLPVGAVLAYVGTGPEDRPEPSPGPVAAEVAAAAPPVPSMAGAGAPTAAEAQAPGRLSPAARRLAQELGVDPDEIARAHPGVRVTREDVERWAAARRPASPVSGEATPAVRRVPASFMRRTIARRMVESLREAAQLTLSAEVDVTELVRVREDLAPRLERRYGVRPTYTDFLVRAMALAVASVPQVNARWDGDAVILLPEVNVGVAVALEDGLIVPVVQGADRLSLIEISRRVRDLAERARTGALLPGEASGATITLTNLGAEGVDVFTPILNPPEVAILGAGRIRSVPVLADGRLEARQVMTLSLTIDHRVVDGAPGARYLRRVGELLADPLVLLAGGA; via the coding sequence GTGGCCGTTGCCGTCGTCGTGCCCAAGATGGGTCTCAAGATGGAGAGCGCCACGCTGGTCCGCTGGCTCCGGGCGGAAGGGGAGCGGGTGGAGGCGGGGGAGGCGGTCGCCGAGATCGAGACGGACAAGGTCACGGCCCAGGTGACCGCCCCGGTCTCGGGCTTGCTCACCGGCCTCCGGGCCCAACCCGGGGACACCCTGCCCGTGGGGGCGGTGCTGGCCTACGTGGGCACCGGCCCCGAGGACCGCCCGGAGCCGTCGCCGGGACCGGTCGCCGCCGAGGTCGCGGCCGCCGCTCCTCCCGTGCCGTCGATGGCCGGTGCGGGGGCGCCCACCGCCGCGGAGGCCCAGGCGCCCGGCCGCCTGAGCCCGGCCGCCCGCCGGCTCGCCCAGGAGCTGGGCGTGGACCCGGACGAGATCGCCCGGGCCCACCCGGGCGTCCGGGTGACCCGGGAGGACGTCGAGCGCTGGGCGGCGGCCCGCCGGCCGGCGTCCCCCGTGTCCGGAGAGGCGACGCCGGCGGTGCGGCGGGTCCCGGCCAGCTTCATGCGCCGCACCATCGCCCGTCGCATGGTGGAGAGCCTGCGGGAAGCGGCGCAGCTCACCCTCTCGGCGGAGGTCGACGTCACCGAGCTGGTGCGGGTTCGGGAGGACCTCGCCCCGCGGCTCGAGAGGCGCTACGGCGTCCGCCCCACGTACACGGACTTCCTCGTGCGGGCGATGGCCCTGGCCGTGGCGTCCGTGCCCCAGGTGAACGCCCGCTGGGACGGGGATGCCGTGATCCTGCTCCCCGAGGTGAACGTGGGCGTGGCCGTCGCCCTCGAGGACGGGCTCATCGTCCCCGTCGTCCAGGGCGCCGACCGGCTCTCGCTCATCGAGATCAGCCGGCGCGTCCGCGACCTTGCCGAACGGGCCCGCACGGGGGCTCTCCTGCCCGGCGAGGCGTCGGGGGCGACGATCACCCTGACGAACCTCGGCGCGGAGGGGGTTGACGTCTTCACGCCGATCCTCAACCCTCCGGAGGTGGCGATCCTGGGCGCGGGGCGCATCCGCTCGGTCCCTGTCCTGGCCGACGGGCGGCTCGAGGCGCGGCAGGTGATGACGCTGAGCCTGACGATCGACCACCGGGTGGTCGACGGCGCCCCCGGTGCCCGCTACCTGCGCCGCGTCGGCGAACTCCTGGCCGACCCCCTGGTGCTCCTGGCGGGCGGGGCCTGA
- a CDS encoding diguanylate cyclase domain-containing protein produces the protein MWRDPPTGPPDSARQLVAVLEATTDLVATLEAAGRLLYLNPAGRRLLGLDVDRDVRDLRVGDLFPERLRAQVLDEALPAAIRAGAWSGETVLAAAGGREIPVSIVFLAHKAPDGTVEFLSAIARDIAAHKRLEEELLHLANHDDLTGLLNRRRFQQELERELAQARRYGTHGALLFVDFDNFKAVNDSLGHRVGDQMLVRLAGLLREQLRETDVPARLGGDEFAVLMPHTGPEEAEIAARRILKAVREHRTVVGEQAVGVTASIGIAVYPEHGTTAEELLTRADHAVYEAKKTGDRHCVYAPGEGPHQPIGGPRPQPPRTPGSPELDSLWASGLARGLIAPVSALRRAVDALAGRPPDAGEIADAARLELSRLERVVQALHVVADLDRVGPRTLEPVPAQDLLLQAAESLKDRADAQGVRFFVPTGRPALPGQETPGGQPVGDWLVVTAHPALLRQAFSFLLENALDAMPGGGLILLDWTAEEDGVRLDVIDSGPGIDPEVQGRVFEPFFTTRPDRLGVGLTLCQAIVRAHGGTVRLGAGVAGGVRASVFLPRRRPGGTGPRPAGMAGGQEPASAAESARARLELYRLVDALGPEDVPVARRFLELLSRADGP, from the coding sequence GTGTGGCGCGATCCCCCGACCGGACCCCCGGACTCCGCCCGACAGCTGGTGGCCGTGCTGGAGGCGACCACCGACCTCGTCGCGACGCTGGAGGCCGCGGGCCGGCTCCTGTACCTCAATCCGGCCGGCCGGCGCCTGCTCGGGCTGGACGTGGACAGGGACGTGAGGGACCTCCGGGTCGGTGACCTGTTTCCGGAGCGGCTGCGCGCGCAGGTCCTGGACGAGGCGCTGCCGGCGGCGATTCGTGCCGGCGCCTGGAGCGGGGAGACAGTGCTCGCGGCTGCCGGCGGCCGCGAGATCCCGGTATCGATCGTCTTCCTCGCGCACAAGGCACCGGACGGCACGGTGGAGTTCCTCTCCGCCATCGCGCGGGACATCGCCGCGCACAAGCGCCTGGAGGAGGAACTGCTCCACCTGGCGAACCACGACGACCTCACGGGCCTCCTGAACCGCCGCCGCTTTCAGCAGGAGCTCGAACGGGAGCTGGCCCAGGCGCGGCGGTACGGCACCCACGGGGCCCTCCTCTTCGTCGACTTCGACAACTTCAAGGCGGTGAACGACTCGCTGGGCCACCGGGTCGGCGACCAGATGCTGGTCCGGCTGGCGGGGCTCCTCCGGGAGCAGCTGCGGGAAACGGACGTCCCGGCGCGCCTCGGCGGGGACGAGTTTGCCGTGCTGATGCCGCATACCGGGCCGGAGGAGGCGGAGATCGCCGCCCGGCGGATCCTGAAGGCCGTCCGGGAGCACCGCACCGTCGTGGGCGAACAGGCCGTGGGGGTCACCGCGAGCATCGGCATCGCGGTGTACCCCGAGCACGGGACGACGGCAGAGGAACTGCTCACCCGGGCGGATCACGCCGTGTACGAGGCCAAGAAGACCGGCGACCGCCACTGCGTCTACGCGCCGGGCGAGGGGCCCCACCAGCCGATCGGGGGTCCCCGGCCGCAGCCACCCCGGACCCCTGGCTCGCCGGAGCTCGATTCCCTCTGGGCCAGCGGCCTGGCCCGGGGGCTCATCGCCCCGGTGTCGGCCCTTCGCCGGGCGGTCGACGCGCTCGCCGGCCGCCCTCCGGACGCCGGCGAGATCGCGGACGCGGCCCGACTGGAGCTGAGCCGGCTGGAGCGGGTCGTCCAGGCGCTCCACGTCGTGGCCGATCTGGACCGGGTCGGGCCGCGCACCCTGGAGCCGGTCCCGGCCCAGGACCTGCTACTGCAGGCGGCGGAATCGCTCAAGGATCGGGCCGACGCCCAGGGCGTCCGCTTCTTCGTTCCCACCGGCCGGCCGGCCCTGCCGGGGCAGGAGACGCCGGGCGGACAGCCGGTCGGGGACTGGCTGGTGGTGACCGCACACCCGGCGCTCCTGCGGCAGGCCTTCTCGTTCCTGCTCGAGAACGCGCTCGATGCCATGCCGGGCGGCGGCCTCATCCTCCTTGACTGGACGGCCGAGGAAGACGGGGTGCGACTCGACGTCATCGACAGCGGTCCGGGCATCGACCCGGAGGTGCAGGGGCGGGTGTTCGAGCCGTTCTTCACCACGCGCCCCGACCGCCTGGGCGTGGGTCTCACCCTCTGCCAGGCGATCGTGCGGGCCCACGGCGGCACCGTCCGGCTGGGGGCCGGAGTGGCGGGCGGGGTCCGGGCCTCCGTCTTCCTCCCTCGCCGGAGACCGGGCGGGACCGGGCCGCGCCCTGCCGGGATGGCCGGCGGCCAGGAGCCGGCATCCGCCGCGGAGTCCGCCCGCGCTCGCCTGGAACTCTACCGTCTGGTCGATGCGCTCGGGCCGGAGGACGTCCCCGTGGCGCGGCGCTTCCTCGAGCTTCTGAGCCGGGCGGACGGCCCGTGA
- a CDS encoding zinc-binding dehydrogenase — MKAVVLAQPGTADSLVLTERPDPSPGPGEAVVRLHAAALNHRDLFLRSGATSQGFPPFVMGSDGAGVVEAVGPGVTSVRPGDPVVINPTLSCGTCPACLAGEHSLCDRFQILGGPSDGTLAEFVRVPAQNLYPKPQHLDFRQAAALPLALATAWRAVVSRGRLQPGETVLIHGIGGGVALYALQIAVAMGARAIVTSSSDDKLRRALEMGASAAIHYRREDVAARVKELTDGRGADLVVDSGGRLTLPISVEAVRRGGRIAYFGATTGAEGTLNFRALFWKQVALLGTTMSNQSEFAAALRFVGHVRLVPQVARVFPLAEAAQAFTLLERGEQFGKVVLAVAPA; from the coding sequence ATGAAAGCCGTCGTTCTTGCCCAGCCCGGCACGGCGGACTCCCTGGTCCTGACGGAGCGGCCGGACCCGTCCCCGGGCCCCGGGGAGGCCGTGGTCCGGCTCCACGCGGCGGCGCTCAACCACCGCGACCTCTTTCTGAGGTCGGGGGCGACGAGTCAGGGGTTCCCGCCCTTCGTCATGGGCTCGGACGGCGCCGGGGTCGTGGAGGCCGTCGGGCCCGGTGTCACCTCGGTCCGGCCCGGCGACCCGGTCGTCATCAACCCGACCCTGTCGTGCGGGACGTGCCCCGCCTGCCTGGCCGGCGAGCACAGCCTGTGCGACCGCTTCCAGATCCTCGGCGGGCCGAGCGACGGCACCCTGGCGGAGTTCGTGCGCGTGCCGGCCCAGAACCTCTACCCCAAGCCGCAGCATCTCGACTTCCGCCAGGCCGCCGCGCTCCCGCTCGCGCTGGCGACGGCCTGGCGGGCGGTCGTGAGCCGGGGCCGCCTCCAGCCCGGAGAGACGGTGCTGATCCACGGCATCGGCGGCGGCGTGGCCCTCTATGCCCTCCAGATCGCCGTGGCGATGGGCGCGCGGGCCATCGTGACCTCCAGCAGCGACGACAAGCTCCGCCGCGCCCTGGAGATGGGCGCGAGCGCGGCCATCCACTACCGCCGGGAAGACGTGGCGGCACGGGTGAAGGAGCTCACGGACGGGCGCGGGGCCGACCTGGTGGTCGACAGCGGCGGCCGGCTGACCCTCCCGATCAGCGTGGAGGCGGTGCGCCGGGGCGGCCGGATCGCCTACTTCGGCGCGACGACCGGTGCGGAGGGCACGCTGAACTTCCGGGCGCTCTTCTGGAAGCAGGTCGCCCTCCTGGGTACCACGATGAGCAACCAGTCCGAGTTCGCCGCCGCCCTGCGCTTCGTCGGGCACGTCCGCCTGGTCCCCCAGGTGGCGAGGGTCTTCCCACTTGCCGAGGCGGCGCAGGCCTTCACCCTGCTCGAACGGGGCGAGCAATTCGGCAAGGTGGTACTCGCGGTCGCGCCGGCCTGA
- a CDS encoding ABC transporter permease, with the protein MRVTRWLQRTGVRIWFSAQMAGHGVLANPLRSGLTVLGVAIGVASVVSLMAIGEGARRAVVEQFRSLGENVIVVRAEDPSAEFDPDEAGDLVERVGVLTHATPVIEAQATMRWRRTRGVVGVLGVNEQFPIIRDHPLAAGHFFTSLHVKQRAAVAVLGYNLGSGLMGGRSPVGQAFTLGGRTFRVIGVLAPKGAGQAEGIDDKVVIPYTAAQPIAGKVTASQIWAKARSAREADLAVVQLGRIFRRQLGMDPGAPTPAGTDTAAGPAAAPGPGPGPGGPFFTSPGVGVFPRGAFGFRAPPTGSAGPPRPGAPGAEGGEAGPLLGGRALITVTNLNRMVQQADKANRIMTLLLGGIAAVSLLVGGLGIMNIMLVAVTERTAEIGLRRALGATQGDLVVQFLLEALYLSGMGALAGIAAGVWGSQLFARYGLETAVNLQAIRTAVIVALGSGLLFGVYPAVSASSLPPVEALRR; encoded by the coding sequence ATGCGGGTGACGCGGTGGCTGCAGCGCACCGGTGTCCGGATCTGGTTCAGCGCGCAGATGGCGGGCCACGGCGTGCTCGCCAACCCCCTGCGCTCCGGGCTCACCGTGCTGGGGGTGGCGATCGGGGTCGCCTCGGTCGTGAGCCTCATGGCGATCGGCGAGGGGGCCCGGCGGGCCGTGGTCGAGCAGTTCCGCAGCCTCGGGGAGAACGTGATCGTGGTGCGGGCGGAGGACCCCTCGGCGGAGTTCGACCCGGACGAGGCCGGGGACCTGGTGGAGCGGGTCGGCGTGCTCACCCACGCCACCCCGGTGATCGAGGCTCAGGCCACGATGCGCTGGCGCCGCACCCGGGGCGTCGTGGGCGTGTTGGGGGTGAACGAGCAGTTCCCCATCATCCGCGACCACCCCCTGGCGGCGGGCCATTTCTTCACGAGTCTCCACGTGAAGCAGCGAGCCGCCGTGGCGGTCCTGGGCTACAACCTGGGCTCCGGGCTCATGGGCGGCCGCAGCCCCGTGGGGCAGGCGTTCACGCTCGGCGGGCGGACCTTTCGCGTGATCGGCGTGCTGGCGCCGAAGGGCGCGGGGCAGGCGGAGGGGATCGACGACAAGGTCGTGATCCCGTACACGGCGGCGCAGCCGATCGCCGGGAAGGTGACGGCCTCCCAGATCTGGGCCAAGGCCCGGTCGGCCCGGGAGGCGGACCTCGCCGTCGTGCAGCTCGGCCGCATCTTCCGGCGCCAGCTCGGGATGGACCCCGGGGCACCGACCCCTGCCGGCACGGACACGGCGGCCGGCCCGGCGGCGGCTCCCGGTCCCGGACCCGGACCCGGAGGCCCGTTCTTCACCAGTCCCGGCGTGGGCGTCTTCCCGAGGGGGGCGTTCGGCTTCCGGGCGCCGCCGACGGGCAGCGCGGGCCCGCCCCGCCCGGGCGCGCCGGGGGCCGAGGGCGGGGAGGCGGGGCCGCTGCTGGGCGGGCGTGCCCTGATCACCGTCACGAACCTCAACCGGATGGTCCAGCAGGCCGACAAGGCGAACCGCATCATGACCCTGCTCCTGGGCGGGATCGCGGCGGTCTCGCTCCTGGTGGGCGGCCTGGGAATCATGAACATCATGCTGGTCGCGGTGACGGAGCGCACGGCCGAGATCGGCCTGCGCCGGGCCCTCGGCGCCACGCAGGGCGACCTGGTGGTCCAGTTCCTCCTGGAGGCGCTCTACCTGAGCGGGATGGGTGCCCTCGCCGGCATCGCCGCCGGCGTCTGGGGCAGCCAGCTCTTCGCCCGGTACGGGCTCGAGACCGCGGTGAACCTGCAGGCGATCCGGACCGCGGTCATCGTGGCCCTGGGTTCCGGCCTGCTGTTCGGCGTGTACCCCGCGGTCTCCGCGTCGTCGCTGCCGCCCGTGGAGGCGCTGCGGCGGTGA